From one Phocaeicola salanitronis DSM 18170 genomic stretch:
- a CDS encoding TolC family protein: MKHTSKCFLMVWVWGCMAAPLAAQQVYTLDECIESALLNNARMKNAANDLASARHERKEAFTNYFPSISATGGGFLSSTHLLGMEMEPGMSLGLMKDGLVGGVTASMPLFTGGQIVQGNKLSEVNVEKYRLLGRQAENEVKLTAEQYYWQVAMLKEKLRTLHVVEAQLAEILKDVDAAVQAGVTNRNDLLQVQLRQNDTRSTRINVENSLALSRRLLAQYIGMPGDSVDVDFVVADSLPEPPDALYRRPDESLALTPEYNLLQAKLKASRIERKMTLGKQLPTVAIGGGFVYDNLLDRDRNYWVGFATVSVPLSGWWEGSHSLKRSKLAVRTEENNLRNGSELLVINMQNTWNAVTDAYKQVRIAIESIGQSAENLRLQTDYYHAGTCTMSDLLEAQTLFQQSRDRYVEAYAQYAVKKREYLQATGR, encoded by the coding sequence ATGAAACATACAAGTAAATGCTTTTTGATGGTTTGGGTATGGGGCTGCATGGCTGCCCCGCTTGCCGCCCAGCAGGTTTACACACTGGACGAATGTATAGAAAGCGCTTTGCTGAACAATGCCCGTATGAAAAATGCCGCCAATGACCTTGCTTCCGCACGCCACGAGCGCAAGGAGGCGTTCACCAACTATTTCCCCAGCATCAGTGCTACGGGCGGAGGTTTCCTGTCCTCCACCCACTTGTTGGGTATGGAGATGGAACCCGGTATGTCGTTGGGATTGATGAAGGATGGGCTTGTGGGTGGTGTTACCGCTTCGATGCCCCTCTTTACCGGAGGTCAGATTGTGCAAGGCAACAAACTCTCTGAGGTGAACGTAGAGAAATACCGCCTCTTAGGCAGGCAGGCGGAGAACGAAGTAAAGCTTACTGCCGAGCAATACTACTGGCAGGTGGCGATGCTGAAAGAGAAGCTCCGTACGCTGCACGTGGTGGAGGCGCAGCTGGCGGAAATCCTGAAGGATGTGGATGCCGCCGTGCAGGCAGGTGTGACCAATCGTAACGACCTGCTTCAGGTGCAGCTGAGGCAGAACGACACGCGCAGCACACGCATCAATGTGGAGAACAGCCTCGCTCTGTCGCGCCGTCTGTTGGCGCAATACATCGGTATGCCGGGTGACAGTGTGGATGTAGACTTCGTAGTGGCAGACTCGCTACCCGAACCGCCTGATGCGCTTTACCGTCGTCCCGATGAGTCGCTTGCCCTTACTCCCGAATACAACTTGTTGCAGGCAAAGCTGAAGGCAAGCCGCATTGAGCGGAAGATGACGCTTGGCAAGCAATTGCCTACGGTAGCGATAGGCGGCGGATTTGTTTATGATAACCTGCTGGACCGCGACCGCAATTATTGGGTGGGCTTCGCTACGGTAAGCGTGCCTCTGAGCGGCTGGTGGGAAGGCAGCCATAGTCTGAAGCGCAGCAAGCTGGCGGTGCGTACCGAGGAAAACAACCTGCGCAACGGCAGCGAACTGCTGGTCATTAACATGCAGAACACATGGAATGCAGTGACCGATGCCTATAAGCAAGTACGTATAGCTATCGAGAGTATCGGGCAGTCGGCAGAGAACCTTCGTTTGCAGACCGACTACTATCATGCCGGTACCTGCACCATGAGCGACCTGTTGGAGGCGCAGACTCTTTTCCAGCAAAGCCGCGACCGATATGTGGAAGCGTATGCTCAATATGCAGTGAAGAAGCGTGAGTATTTGCAGGCAACAGGACGTTAA
- a CDS encoding efflux RND transporter permease subunit: MEKKKRNFVEWAMHYRQIVILVVTCLVAFGVYSLPEMRKNEFPDFTVRQGVVVAVAPGNTAQEMVEQVTKPLEEYIFTYKEVKKEKTFSKSRDGIVYIQVELNDDLTNKDEFWSKFKHGVSQFKAQLPGNVLALVVQDDFGDTSALLITMESEDKTYRELDDYMGLLQGRLRRINSVGRMTVSGMQNEQISVYLDHDRLSKYGLNEQTLALGLMQKGFTTSGGRVKDGSMVEPIYVSRSLNTVRDVQEQIVYTDPQGNTVRLKDVARVVREYPAPDSYITNNGRKCLLLSVEMKKGQNIVAMGDEINKVLDEFQQELPTDVSIFRITDQPEVVGDSVSNFLHELIIAIVAVVIVVMLLLPLRVALVAASTIPITIFISLGLFYAFGIELNTVTLAGLIVTLGMIVDNSIVIIDSYLEKLGEGMSRWHASIQSTTHFLKSIFSATLAISVTFFPFLLTCTGMIHDFLVHFPWGITIVLAVSLLVATLLVPFMQFWFIRKPMGAKVKDGKKPFNFLDLLQKHYNWLFGKCFAHPKITVAVGVVSIVVGAVMLAGLPQRILPVADRNQFAVEIYLPTGTDVDVTAQVADSMEHILSQDPRVVSIASFKGCASPRFQTAYAPQIPGTNYAQFIVNTTGVKDTEALLAEYTPKYTEYFPGARVRFKQLSYSEAVYPIEVRLSGEDLSMVKQDAQTVLEVLKRMPGLILAQTDFNEPLPAIAVNLKEDEATRLGVTNLGLESTLAMRYGDGLAIANVWEGDYDIPVKLKSEKADRALPVEVKDELIPVAAGLADVPLRQVADVVPTWKEGQVVRRNGIYTATVQADLAVGENALRMTARVQEMMKGVELSEGVTVSYGGEMEKTGEMMPQIMGGLMLAVAIIFFILLTHFRKISIALLIFGSMTLCVFGTAFGVWIQGVDFSITAILGVVSLMGIIVRNGIIMIDYAEELRVTEHMTASEAIYHSALRRMRPIFLTSAAASMGVIPMILGKSSLWMPMGTVICYGTLITMLFILTVLPCLYLLTFRGSSKKREKWDALEQQ, translated from the coding sequence ATGGAAAAGAAAAAACGTAACTTTGTGGAATGGGCGATGCACTACCGGCAGATTGTTATTCTTGTAGTGACCTGTCTGGTGGCATTCGGTGTGTACAGTTTGCCCGAAATGCGTAAGAATGAGTTTCCCGACTTTACCGTGCGGCAGGGAGTCGTGGTAGCTGTGGCTCCCGGAAATACGGCGCAGGAGATGGTGGAGCAGGTTACCAAACCGCTGGAAGAATACATTTTCACTTACAAGGAAGTAAAAAAGGAGAAAACTTTTTCGAAAAGCCGCGACGGCATTGTTTACATACAGGTGGAGCTGAACGATGACCTGACGAACAAAGACGAGTTCTGGAGCAAGTTCAAGCACGGCGTGTCGCAGTTCAAGGCGCAACTGCCCGGCAACGTGCTGGCATTGGTGGTGCAAGACGATTTCGGCGATACTTCCGCCCTGCTGATTACGATGGAGAGCGAAGACAAGACCTATCGCGAACTGGATGACTATATGGGCCTGCTGCAAGGCCGCCTGCGCCGCATCAACTCCGTAGGACGCATGACGGTGAGCGGGATGCAGAACGAACAGATATCGGTTTATCTTGACCACGACCGTCTTTCGAAGTACGGGCTGAACGAACAGACGCTTGCCCTTGGTCTGATGCAGAAAGGTTTCACCACCAGCGGCGGGCGTGTGAAGGACGGCAGCATGGTAGAGCCTATCTACGTCAGCCGCTCACTCAATACCGTGCGCGATGTGCAGGAACAGATAGTCTATACCGATCCGCAGGGCAACACCGTGCGGCTGAAAGACGTGGCACGGGTGGTGCGTGAATATCCTGCCCCCGACAGCTACATCACCAACAACGGCCGTAAGTGCCTCCTGCTCTCCGTCGAGATGAAGAAGGGGCAGAACATCGTGGCAATGGGTGATGAAATCAACAAGGTGCTGGACGAGTTTCAACAGGAATTGCCGACGGATGTCAGTATCTTCCGCATCACCGACCAGCCGGAGGTGGTGGGCGACAGTGTGTCGAACTTCCTGCACGAACTCATCATTGCCATCGTGGCGGTGGTCATCGTGGTGATGCTCCTGTTGCCCTTGCGTGTGGCATTGGTGGCTGCATCTACCATCCCGATTACCATATTTATATCGTTGGGACTGTTTTATGCTTTCGGTATCGAGTTGAATACCGTGACGTTGGCAGGACTGATTGTGACGCTCGGCATGATTGTGGACAATTCGATAGTCATCATCGACAGCTACTTGGAGAAGTTGGGCGAAGGAATGTCACGCTGGCATGCTTCTATTCAGAGCACCACGCACTTTCTCAAGTCTATCTTTTCGGCTACGTTGGCGATTAGTGTTACCTTCTTTCCCTTTCTGTTGACATGTACGGGTATGATTCACGACTTCTTGGTGCACTTCCCATGGGGCATCACCATTGTATTGGCGGTATCGCTGCTTGTGGCTACGTTGCTCGTGCCGTTCATGCAGTTCTGGTTTATCCGCAAGCCTATGGGAGCAAAGGTGAAGGATGGCAAGAAGCCGTTCAACTTCCTCGACCTTCTGCAGAAGCATTACAACTGGCTGTTCGGCAAGTGCTTCGCTCATCCCAAGATAACGGTGGCTGTCGGCGTGGTTTCTATCGTGGTGGGTGCCGTGATGTTGGCTGGTTTGCCCCAACGTATTCTGCCTGTGGCAGACCGCAACCAGTTTGCCGTGGAGATATACCTCCCTACAGGCACGGATGTGGATGTGACGGCACAGGTGGCGGACAGCATGGAACACATCTTGAGCCAAGATCCGCGTGTGGTCAGTATCGCCTCTTTCAAAGGATGCGCCTCGCCCCGTTTCCAGACGGCATACGCACCCCAGATTCCCGGCACCAACTATGCACAGTTCATCGTAAACACTACCGGTGTGAAGGACACCGAGGCACTTTTGGCGGAATACACACCGAAGTACACCGAATACTTTCCCGGTGCCCGCGTGCGTTTCAAGCAATTAAGCTATAGCGAGGCTGTTTATCCCATCGAGGTGCGTCTTAGCGGTGAAGATTTGAGTATGGTGAAGCAAGATGCGCAGACCGTGCTCGAAGTCCTAAAGCGGATGCCGGGACTTATCCTTGCGCAGACCGATTTCAACGAGCCGTTGCCTGCCATTGCCGTCAATCTGAAAGAAGACGAGGCAACCCGCTTAGGCGTGACCAATCTGGGGCTGGAGTCTACCCTTGCCATGCGTTATGGAGACGGGTTGGCGATAGCTAATGTATGGGAGGGCGATTACGACATTCCCGTCAAGCTGAAAAGCGAGAAGGCGGATCGTGCCTTGCCTGTTGAGGTGAAGGACGAACTGATACCTGTTGCTGCCGGACTTGCTGATGTGCCTTTGCGGCAGGTAGCCGATGTGGTGCCCACGTGGAAGGAGGGACAGGTAGTGCGTCGCAACGGAATCTATACCGCTACCGTGCAGGCTGACTTGGCTGTCGGAGAAAATGCCCTGAGAATGACTGCCAGGGTGCAGGAGATGATGAAAGGTGTCGAACTGTCTGAGGGGGTGACGGTCAGCTACGGCGGTGAGATGGAGAAAACCGGTGAGATGATGCCGCAAATCATGGGCGGACTGATGTTGGCAGTTGCCATCATCTTTTTCATCCTTCTGACTCACTTCCGCAAGATCAGCATTGCCTTGCTTATTTTCGGCAGCATGACACTCTGCGTTTTTGGTACTGCCTTTGGCGTATGGATTCAGGGCGTAGACTTCAGCATCACAGCTATTTTGGGCGTGGTGAGCCTCATGGGTATCATTGTGCGCAACGGCATTATCATGATAGACTATGCCGAAGAGTTGCGCGTTACGGAACACATGACTGCCAGCGAAGCTATCTATCATTCCGCCCTGCGGCGTATGCGTCCTATCTTCCTCACGTCGGCTGCCGCCTCGATGGGTGTTATCCCGATGATACTGGGCAAGTCGAGTCTATGGATGCCGATGGGTACGGTCATTTGTTACGGTACACTCATCACGATGTTGTTCATTCTTACTGTCTTGCCGTGCTTGTACCTGCTTACTTTCCGGGGCAGCAGCAAGAAACGTGAAAAATGGGATGCCTTGGAGCAACAGTGA
- a CDS encoding winged helix-turn-helix domain-containing protein → MDKTTIGVNAGIVWRTIDSSGRAWKYEELKKETKLSDRDLNAAIGWLARENKIEFDSEMPDGEEVMHVEMNVYF, encoded by the coding sequence ATGGACAAAACAACAATTGGAGTAAATGCAGGCATTGTCTGGCGGACGATAGACAGTAGCGGCAGGGCCTGGAAGTATGAAGAATTGAAAAAAGAGACAAAACTTTCCGACCGCGACCTGAATGCGGCTATCGGGTGGTTGGCACGTGAAAATAAGATTGAATTTGATTCTGAAATGCCCGATGGCGAAGAAGTGATGCACGTAGAGATGAACGTGTACTTTTGA
- a CDS encoding MFS transporter — protein sequence MKEQIQKRLSDSKAARWTALIIVSFTMMCGYFLTDVMAPLENLLTTKGKVVYFTDNTSMPADTLVAKVALFAESNALSSPDLTVQKLEEGARYQYIETVEGKQETVEKTISTVSSGKGWSSTEYGFFSGAYGYINVFLLMLFFGGIILDKMGVRFTGVMSSGLMFAGALIKWYALQADFGDAMLWGMNLQVIIAALGFSIFGMGAEITGITVSKVIVKWFAGKELALAMGLQVAMARIGTALALAVSLPVARMMGDVSGSVLVGAIALCVGFISYLVYCVMDRKEDAAISAARAEAGEAPEEGFKLSDLKLILCNKGFWLITLLCLMFYAGVFPFLKFATKLMIYKYEVPESFAGLIPALLPFGTILLTPVFGTLYDRIGRGATLMIIGSVMLTTVHVLFALPIMNYWWFAVIVMIVLGIAFSLVPSALWPSVPKIIPMKQLGSAYAIVFYIQNIGLAMVPTLIGFVIDRFSTQYNAAGAITGYDYTAPMVIFAIFGLCAIVIAGILKQEDRRKHYGLEESNIKKK from the coding sequence ATGAAAGAACAAATCCAGAAACGCCTGAGCGACTCGAAAGCCGCTCGCTGGACGGCACTCATCATCGTGTCGTTCACCATGATGTGCGGTTATTTCCTGACCGACGTCATGGCTCCCCTTGAAAATCTGTTGACAACAAAAGGGAAAGTAGTCTATTTTACTGACAATACTTCGATGCCTGCCGACACCCTCGTGGCGAAAGTAGCGCTCTTTGCCGAAAGCAATGCCTTGTCTTCACCCGACCTTACCGTACAGAAACTGGAAGAAGGAGCACGTTACCAATACATCGAGACCGTAGAAGGCAAGCAAGAAACAGTAGAAAAGACCATCAGCACCGTATCTTCAGGGAAAGGCTGGAGCAGCACCGAATACGGATTTTTCTCAGGAGCCTACGGATACATCAACGTGTTTCTGCTCATGCTGTTCTTTGGAGGAATCATCCTCGACAAGATGGGCGTACGGTTTACAGGTGTCATGTCATCCGGACTGATGTTCGCCGGAGCCTTGATTAAATGGTATGCCCTGCAAGCCGATTTCGGCGATGCGATGCTGTGGGGCATGAACCTGCAAGTAATTATAGCCGCATTAGGTTTCTCTATTTTCGGTATGGGAGCTGAAATAACAGGCATCACCGTTTCGAAAGTCATCGTGAAATGGTTCGCTGGGAAAGAGCTTGCCCTTGCCATGGGGCTGCAGGTAGCCATGGCACGTATCGGAACAGCACTTGCGCTCGCTGTCAGCCTGCCCGTAGCCCGCATGATGGGTGATGTATCCGGTTCTGTGCTTGTCGGAGCCATAGCCTTGTGTGTCGGCTTTATTTCCTATCTGGTCTATTGCGTCATGGACCGCAAAGAAGATGCAGCCATATCTGCCGCCCGCGCAGAAGCCGGAGAAGCCCCCGAAGAAGGTTTCAAGCTATCCGACTTGAAACTGATTCTTTGCAATAAAGGTTTCTGGCTCATCACGCTGCTCTGCCTGATGTTTTATGCCGGCGTATTCCCTTTCCTGAAATTTGCCACCAAACTGATGATATACAAGTATGAAGTGCCCGAATCGTTCGCCGGACTCATTCCTGCCCTCTTGCCCTTCGGAACGATTCTGCTTACTCCCGTATTCGGAACGCTCTACGACCGAATCGGGCGTGGAGCTACACTGATGATTATCGGTTCGGTAATGCTTACCACTGTCCATGTGCTGTTTGCTCTACCCATTATGAACTATTGGTGGTTCGCCGTTATCGTAATGATTGTGTTAGGCATCGCCTTCTCGTTGGTACCCAGCGCCCTATGGCCTTCGGTTCCTAAGATTATCCCCATGAAACAGCTCGGCTCGGCATACGCCATTGTCTTTTACATCCAAAACATCGGCCTTGCCATGGTGCCCACACTTATCGGTTTTGTCATCGACCGCTTCTCTACACAATACAATGCTGCAGGAGCCATTACCGGATACGACTATACAGCCCCCATGGTTATTTTTGCCATTTTCGGCTTATGCGCAATCGTCATTGCCGGCATACTGAAACAAGAAGACCGCCGCAAACATTACGGGCTGGAAGAATCGAATATCAAGAAGAAATAA